Proteins found in one Dryobates pubescens isolate bDryPub1 chromosome 1, bDryPub1.pri, whole genome shotgun sequence genomic segment:
- the LRAT gene encoding lecithin retinol acyltransferase isoform X2, with protein MKSLVPQAASLLEKLLFLVHVRPLPAGSDEEPPPAPGYYDTSCFKRGDLLEVPRTLFIHFGIYLGENRVAHLMPDILPALTGDRRQIQQVVTNKRLILGVITKTASIRVDTVEDFAYGGSILVNHMDRLFEDQVLGSEEAARRAEKLVGATAYSLLWNNCEHFVTYCRYGAPVSFQTDKFCETVKMIIRDQRSVLASMLVGLASIVCLAA; from the exons ATGAAGAGCCTGGTGCCGCAGGCGGCGtcgctgctggagaagctgctgttcCTAGTTCACGTCCGGCCCCTGCCCGCGGGCTCCGATGAGGAACCACCGCCGGCCCCCGGGTACTACGACACCAGCTGCTTCAAGCGGGGCGACCTACTGGAGGTGCCCCGCACCCTCTTCATCCACTTCGGTATCTACCTGGGCGAGAACCGCGTCGCCCACCTGATGCCCGATATCCTGCCCGCCCTTACCGGCGATCGCCGGCAGATTCAGCAGGTAGTGACCAACAAGCGGCTCATCCTGGGCGTCATCACCAAAACGGCCAGCATCCGCGTAGACACAGTGGAGGACTTCGCCTACGGCGGCAGCATCCTGGTCAATCACATGGACCGGCTCTTCGAGGACCAGGTGCTGGGCAGCGAGGAGGCGGCCCGCCGGGCGGAGAAGCTGGTGGGAGCCACGGCCTACAGCCTGCTTTGGAACAACTGCGAGCATTTTGTCACCTACTGCCGGTACGGAGCGCCCGTCAGCTTCCAGACCGACAAG ttctgtgagactgtgaagatGATCATTCGGGACCAGCGGAGTGTTCTTGCTTCGATGCTTGTGGGATTAGCATCAATAGTCTGCCTAG CTGCTTGA
- the LRAT gene encoding lecithin retinol acyltransferase isoform X1, protein MKSLVPQAASLLEKLLFLVHVRPLPAGSDEEPPPAPGYYDTSCFKRGDLLEVPRTLFIHFGIYLGENRVAHLMPDILPALTGDRRQIQQVVTNKRLILGVITKTASIRVDTVEDFAYGGSILVNHMDRLFEDQVLGSEEAARRAEKLVGATAYSLLWNNCEHFVTYCRYGAPVSFQTDKFCETVKMIIRDQRSVLASMLVGLASIVCLGLAPSTTLPTIFIPFFLWMAG, encoded by the exons ATGAAGAGCCTGGTGCCGCAGGCGGCGtcgctgctggagaagctgctgttcCTAGTTCACGTCCGGCCCCTGCCCGCGGGCTCCGATGAGGAACCACCGCCGGCCCCCGGGTACTACGACACCAGCTGCTTCAAGCGGGGCGACCTACTGGAGGTGCCCCGCACCCTCTTCATCCACTTCGGTATCTACCTGGGCGAGAACCGCGTCGCCCACCTGATGCCCGATATCCTGCCCGCCCTTACCGGCGATCGCCGGCAGATTCAGCAGGTAGTGACCAACAAGCGGCTCATCCTGGGCGTCATCACCAAAACGGCCAGCATCCGCGTAGACACAGTGGAGGACTTCGCCTACGGCGGCAGCATCCTGGTCAATCACATGGACCGGCTCTTCGAGGACCAGGTGCTGGGCAGCGAGGAGGCGGCCCGCCGGGCGGAGAAGCTGGTGGGAGCCACGGCCTACAGCCTGCTTTGGAACAACTGCGAGCATTTTGTCACCTACTGCCGGTACGGAGCGCCCGTCAGCTTCCAGACCGACAAG ttctgtgagactgtgaagatGATCATTCGGGACCAGCGGAGTGTTCTTGCTTCGATGCTTGTGGGATTAGCATCAATAGTCTGCCTAGGCTTGGCACCTTCCACCACGCTCCCCACTATCTTTATTCCCTTCTTTCTGTGGATGGCTGGCTAA
- the RBM46 gene encoding probable RNA-binding protein 46, with protein sequence MQEGNNAAANGCGKIRSSTQNEAALLALMEKTGYSMVQENGQRKFGGPPPGWEGPPPPRGCEVFVGKIPRDMYEDELVPVFERAGKIYEFRLMMEFSGENRGYAFVMYTAKEEAQLAIKILNNYEIRPGKFIGVCVSLDNCRLFIGAIPKEKKKEEILNEMKKVTEGVVDVIVYPNATDKTKNRGFAFVEYESHRAAAMARRRLIPGTFQLWGHAIQVDWADPEKEVDEETMQRVKVLYVRNLMMSTTEDTIKAEFNKFKPGAVERVKKLRDYAFVHFFHREDAVAAMSVMSGKCIDGATIEVALAKPVNKESTWKQHFNGHINPISENLLGFPNKEDSHQKSLGKPASLSVRLNGQHSPGPSEVERCTYPFFPGIKLTPISMYSLKSTHFSSAAMHLDYFCNKNNWTPPEYYLYSTTGQDGKILLVYKVLIPSIADGSQSYFMPDKLCTTVEGARELAAQFTLLHLAPEQAYITLLS encoded by the exons ATGCAGGAGGGAAACAATGCTGCAGCAAATGGATGTGGTAAAATCCGAAGCAGCACGCAGAATGAGGCTGCTTTATTGGCCCTGATGGAGAAGACTGGATACAGCATGGTTCAAGAAAATGGGCAACGAAAATTTGGTGGTCCTCCACCAG GTTGGGAAGGTCCTCCACCACCTCGTGGGTGTGAAGTTTTTGTGGGTAAGATTCCTCGTGATATGTACGAAGATGAATTAGTTCCTGTTtttgagagagctgggaagatCTACGAGTTCAGACTGATGATGGAATTCAGTGGTGAGAATCGAGGCTATGCTTTTGTGATGTACACTGCTAAAGAAGAAGCCCAGCTAGCCATCAAGATTCTTAATAATTACGAAATTCGTCCAGGGAAATTTATTGGTGTCTGCGTAAGCCTGGACAACTGCAGGCTATTTATTGGAGCAattccaaaagaaaagaagaaagaagaaatactgAATGAAATGAAAAAAGTTACAGAAGGAGTGGTGGATGTCATTGTTTATCCAAATGCCACTGACAAAACTAAAAATCGTGGCTTTGCTTTTGTAGAATATGAAtctcacagagcagctgcaatgGCTAGAAGGCGACTAATCCCAG GAAcattccagctctggggtcatGCTATTCAAGTAGATTGGGCAGATCCTGAGAAAGAAGTTGATGAAGAAACAATGCAGAGAGTTAAAGTATTGTATGTGAGAAATTTAATGATGTCTACTACAGAGGACACAATTAAAGCTGAATTTAACAAGTTCAAGCCAGGAGCAGTTGAACGTGTGAAAAAGCTCAGAGACTAtgcttttgttcattttttccaCCGAGAAGATGCAGTTGCTGCTATGTCTGTAATGAGTGGAAAGTGCATTGATGGAGCTACCATTGAAGTAGCACTGGCAAAGCCAGTTAACAAGGAAAGCACTTGGAAGCAACATTTTAATGGTCACATAAACCCCATTTCTGAAAATCTCTTAGGGTTTCCTAACAAAGAAGATAGTCATCAAAAATCCCTAGGGAAACCAGCAAGTCTTTCAGTTCGTCTTAATGGTCAGCACAGTCCAGGCCCTTCCGAAGTTGAGAGATGTACTTACCCATTTTTTCCAGGAATAAAGCTTACTCCAATTAGCATGTATTCTTTAAAATCCACTCACTTCAGTTCTGCAGCAATGCATCTGGATTATTTTTGCAATAAAAATAACTGGACACCGCCAGAATATTACTTGTATTCAACCACAGGTCAGGATGGAAAAATACTCCTGGTGTACAAGGTGCTTATTCCTAGTATTGCAGATGGTTCCCAGAGTTACTTCATGCCAGACAAACTCTGTACAACAGTAGAAGGTGCAAGGGAATTGGCAGCTCAGTTCACACTTCTGCATCTAG